In the Nitrospirales bacterium LBB_01 genome, one interval contains:
- the fliF gene encoding flagellar M-ring protein FliF: MADIKLLVDKVKNWPDKKKAVMAGFLVLGLAAVIVLFAWSQKVPYQVLFSNLADEDAGKIVAKLKDLKVPYKVTQNSVMVPQDKVHELRIQLATSGLPQGTGVGFEIFDKPDFQATDFVQKLNYRRALEGELARTIASLEEIDKAKVHLAVPEKSLFVKDKELPTASIVVSLKQKKALTQEQVQGIVHLVSSSVEGLIPNNITVLNSQGELLTRPTDELIGLTATQLEYQRKMEKEFQQRIGEILGPIVGREKVKARVSLELDFAKIEKTEEKYDPEGAVVRSEQSMKEKSVTTGPGGIPGVQSNLPGKTPLSGAGMQTSTQKQSETTNYEISKVVSHVTGPYGSIKRISAAVLVDGVFKEKKDAAKDSKDAKNAKKKTEPEQVYVARTDAELKQYGDLVKKAIGFIEKRGDEVTVINMAFSGIPKEEPEKRDYVKDSVMLAKYLAPVLLALLFIIFVVRPVIKSLTEPPPTPELPKLKPMPELIDKEAKPVQKAAEPERQRDVSMPPEEEPGILQDLNDWAKWVQDNPKQASQMVKEWMEHEEA; encoded by the coding sequence ATGGCTGACATTAAACTATTAGTTGACAAAGTAAAAAATTGGCCGGATAAAAAGAAGGCCGTTATGGCCGGATTTCTCGTGTTAGGTCTGGCTGCTGTCATAGTGTTGTTTGCGTGGAGTCAGAAAGTGCCCTATCAGGTCTTGTTTTCCAATTTAGCCGACGAGGATGCTGGTAAAATTGTTGCTAAACTCAAAGACCTTAAAGTTCCGTACAAGGTCACGCAAAACAGTGTGATGGTGCCGCAGGATAAAGTCCACGAACTCAGGATTCAGCTTGCCACTTCAGGGCTGCCTCAGGGCACGGGCGTTGGATTTGAGATTTTCGATAAACCTGATTTTCAGGCCACTGATTTTGTCCAAAAATTAAATTACAGAAGGGCACTTGAGGGCGAGCTGGCAAGAACCATCGCCTCACTGGAGGAAATAGATAAGGCAAAGGTACATCTTGCCGTGCCCGAGAAATCTCTGTTTGTTAAAGACAAAGAGCTGCCCACAGCCTCAATCGTAGTGAGTCTGAAACAGAAGAAGGCGCTTACTCAGGAACAGGTACAGGGTATCGTACATCTTGTGTCAAGCAGTGTCGAGGGTCTTATTCCAAACAACATCACAGTGCTAAACAGTCAGGGGGAGCTTCTTACACGTCCAACCGATGAGTTGATAGGTCTTACCGCTACACAGCTTGAGTATCAACGTAAGATGGAAAAAGAATTTCAGCAGCGGATTGGTGAAATTCTTGGCCCCATTGTTGGACGGGAAAAGGTCAAAGCACGGGTCAGTCTTGAACTGGATTTTGCAAAAATAGAAAAGACAGAGGAAAAATATGACCCTGAGGGAGCCGTTGTCCGCAGTGAGCAGTCAATGAAGGAAAAATCGGTAACGACAGGCCCAGGCGGAATTCCCGGAGTTCAGTCCAACCTTCCCGGTAAAACCCCTCTTTCGGGCGCAGGAATGCAGACCTCTACTCAAAAACAAAGTGAAACGACAAACTACGAAATATCTAAAGTGGTAAGCCATGTGACAGGCCCCTATGGTTCTATAAAAAGGATATCAGCAGCAGTGCTGGTTGACGGCGTGTTTAAAGAGAAGAAGGATGCTGCTAAAGATTCCAAAGACGCCAAGAATGCCAAGAAGAAAACCGAACCTGAGCAGGTATATGTAGCCAGAACCGATGCTGAGTTGAAACAGTACGGAGACTTGGTAAAGAAGGCAATCGGCTTCATTGAAAAGCGCGGCGATGAGGTGACAGTAATAAACATGGCATTTAGCGGGATTCCTAAGGAGGAACCTGAAAAGCGCGATTATGTCAAAGACAGCGTGATGCTTGCAAAGTATTTGGCTCCGGTATTGCTTGCGCTGTTGTTTATAATTTTTGTGGTGCGTCCAGTTATAAAGTCTTTGACAGAGCCGCCTCCGACGCCTGAATTGCCCAAGCTAAAACCAATGCCTGAGCTTATAGATAAAGAAGCAAAACCAGTGCAGAAAGCGGCTGAGCCTGAAAGACAAAGAGATGTGTCAATGCCTCCAGAGGAGGAACCAGGTATATTGCAGGACTTAAACGACTGGGCTAAGTGGGTACAGGATAATCCCAAACAGGCATCCCAGATGGTAAAAGAGTGGATGGAACACGAGGAGGCATAA
- the fliE gene encoding flagellar hook-basal body complex protein FliE — protein MADFSKITGTNFAQELNKQKPASTNDSSVGGGFDTVLKDALTKVNNIQKEADKAIEDLASGGDINNAVLAMEKADMSFQIMQEVRNKLLSAYEEVMRMQV, from the coding sequence ATGGCTGATTTTAGTAAGATTACTGGAACAAATTTTGCGCAGGAGCTTAACAAGCAAAAACCTGCCAGCACTAATGACAGCAGTGTCGGAGGGGGATTTGACACTGTCTTAAAGGATGCTCTTACAAAGGTAAACAATATCCAGAAAGAGGCGGATAAAGCAATCGAGGATCTTGCCTCAGGGGGCGACATTAACAATGCTGTGCTTGCCATGGAGAAAGCCGACATGTCATTCCAGATCATGCAAGAGGTGAGAAACAAGCTTCTTAGTGCCTACGAAGAGGTTATGAGGATGCAGGTATAG
- the flgC gene encoding flagellar basal body rod protein FlgC — translation MEVFGVFKVSASALEAQRERMNTIASNLANIHTTQTKEGGPYKRHDVVFQTALLDPDIRNHTEGVRVAQIYEDPNPPMMVYDPSHPDADERGYVAMPNINVVEEMVNMMMATRAYEANVAAFNVSKSMFLKTLDIGK, via the coding sequence ATGGAAGTCTTTGGCGTATTTAAGGTAAGTGCGTCGGCACTTGAGGCACAGCGTGAGCGTATGAACACGATAGCCTCCAATTTGGCTAACATCCATACAACGCAGACAAAAGAGGGCGGCCCATACAAAAGACACGACGTCGTGTTTCAGACGGCTTTGTTAGACCCGGATATAAGAAACCACACCGAGGGAGTGAGGGTTGCTCAGATTTACGAGGACCCTAATCCACCCATGATGGTCTATGACCCGTCGCACCCAGATGCTGATGAGCGCGGCTACGTGGCTATGCCAAACATAAATGTTGTAGAGGAAATGGTCAATATGATGATGGCCACCAGAGCGTATGAGGCTAATGTTGCTGCCTTTAACGTATCTAAAAGCATGTTTTTGAAAACTTTGGATATTGGGAAATAA
- the flgB gene encoding flagellar basal body rod protein FlgB gives MDEGVKTLTTLMDFTTLRNKVLSSNIANSDTPGYTAKEVDFSAFFDKARLKMVSTSPMHYEIGTQPGHDGAVMNEDTLFWGDKNNVELDMEVAKMTENGLLYQGATKLISTKYRLYKAAAKVTAQ, from the coding sequence ATGGATGAAGGAGTTAAAACACTCACCACCTTAATGGACTTTACGACGCTCAGAAATAAGGTATTGTCTTCAAACATAGCAAACTCCGATACGCCGGGATATACGGCAAAAGAGGTGGATTTCAGTGCATTCTTTGATAAGGCAAGGTTGAAGATGGTTTCAACGTCTCCGATGCACTATGAAATCGGAACGCAGCCCGGTCATGATGGCGCAGTGATGAATGAAGATACCCTGTTTTGGGGCGATAAAAATAATGTGGAACTTGATATGGAGGTCGCAAAGATGACCGAGAATGGTTTACTATACCAGGGAGCGACTAAGTTGATTTCAACAAAGTACAGGCTGTATAAAGCGGCAGCCAAAGTGACGGCACAGTAG
- a CDS encoding sigma-54-dependent Fis family transcriptional regulator codes for MKPILVVDDDPQMRDALREAIKRLGFAAVVAENGQDALNKLATTPIALVVTDMKMPKMDGLTFLKEVKKRVGSLPVLVITGFGTVENAVEAMKEGASDYLMKPFSFDTLTRKINSIMDAMNSVKEIITENPKMKKILLLANEVASGDTTVLIYGESGTGKELVARFIHQSSQRKQKQFVGVNCAAIPENLLESELFGHEKGAFTGATDRKLGKFELASGGTILLDEIGEMPLPLQAKLLRVLQEKEIDRVGGKQTIPIDTRVIATTNRDLYKESTEGRFREDLYYRLSIFPLHIPPLRERPEDVIALSDYFVKKYASLLGKGVKGIKKEALSVIEKNPWRGNIRELENVIHRAVLLSRSEFIDTDDFLFNDPVTPVTDSDAKGIKAMEKDLIFKTLKEVDGNKTKAAKILGVSVRTIRNKLNEYGKDFPGV; via the coding sequence ATGAAACCCATACTTGTAGTGGACGATGACCCCCAGATGAGGGATGCTCTGAGGGAGGCCATAAAGCGGCTTGGGTTTGCTGCGGTGGTGGCTGAAAACGGACAGGATGCCCTGAATAAACTTGCTACAACTCCTATTGCACTGGTTGTGACCGATATGAAGATGCCTAAAATGGACGGTCTGACTTTTCTCAAAGAAGTGAAAAAACGTGTGGGCAGTCTGCCTGTGCTTGTGATAACAGGCTTTGGAACGGTTGAAAACGCCGTTGAGGCTATGAAAGAAGGAGCCTCAGATTATCTCATGAAGCCGTTTTCCTTTGACACCCTCACCCGTAAGATAAACTCCATAATGGATGCAATGAACTCTGTAAAGGAAATAATTACCGAAAATCCAAAAATGAAAAAAATCCTCCTGCTTGCCAACGAGGTTGCTTCAGGGGATACGACCGTGTTGATTTATGGCGAAAGCGGTACCGGTAAAGAGTTAGTTGCAAGGTTTATTCATCAATCAAGCCAAAGAAAGCAAAAACAATTTGTTGGTGTAAACTGTGCTGCAATACCGGAAAACCTTCTTGAATCCGAGCTGTTTGGGCACGAAAAGGGAGCATTCACGGGTGCTACCGATAGAAAATTGGGTAAGTTTGAACTGGCTAGCGGAGGCACCATTCTTTTGGATGAGATAGGGGAGATGCCGCTTCCGCTTCAGGCAAAGTTACTAAGAGTGCTTCAGGAAAAAGAGATTGACCGGGTCGGCGGTAAGCAGACTATCCCAATAGATACAAGAGTAATTGCCACTACCAACAGAGACCTTTACAAGGAAAGCACTGAGGGCAGGTTCAGAGAGGATCTCTATTACAGACTCAGCATCTTTCCCCTTCATATACCACCCCTTAGGGAACGCCCAGAGGATGTGATTGCACTGAGTGACTATTTTGTTAAAAAATATGCCTCACTGCTTGGCAAAGGCGTTAAGGGTATTAAAAAGGAGGCTCTCTCGGTTATTGAGAAAAACCCGTGGAGAGGAAATATCCGTGAGCTTGAAAATGTAATTCACCGCGCTGTGCTGCTATCGCGCAGTGAGTTTATAGATACCGATGATTTTTTATTTAACGACCCTGTGACACCAGTGACAGATTCTGACGCAAAGGGTATAAAGGCAATGGAAAAAGACCTTATCTTTAAAACACTTAAAGAAGTGGATGGCAATAAAACTAAGGCTGCTAAGATTCTTGGCGTAAGTGTCAGGACGATACGTAATAAATTAAACGAATATGGGAAAGATTTTCCCGGTGTGTAG
- a CDS encoding CopG family transcriptional regulator: MKTTLRISEDLSERLSALAKSEHQSESSLASEAIEEFLNVRQWHIQAISEGIEAADRGGVVSHEEAVAELKKWGNAAY, from the coding sequence ATGAAGACCACTTTAAGAATAAGCGAAGATTTATCTGAAAGATTGAGTGCTTTGGCTAAATCTGAACATCAGTCGGAATCTTCTCTTGCATCTGAGGCAATTGAGGAGTTTTTAAATGTACGTCAATGGCATATTCAAGCAATCAGCGAGGGCATTGAGGCTGCAGACAGGGGCGGGGTTGTAAGTCATGAGGAGGCTGTAGCAGAGCTGAAAAAATGGGGTAATGCTGCATATTGA
- a CDS encoding type II toxin-antitoxin system RelE/ParE family toxin, with translation MLHIEWTSLALRDIRDAGEFIAMNNRNAADLVAKRIIDAVEYLREYPMIGRSGRVLGTRELVISGTPFIVVYRKNVSAIQILRILHHARKWP, from the coding sequence ATGCTGCATATTGAGTGGACGTCCCTTGCGCTCAGGGACATTAGAGATGCCGGAGAATTTATTGCCATGAATAACCGCAATGCAGCGGATTTAGTAGCGAAAAGAATAATAGATGCTGTAGAGTATTTGCGGGAATATCCAATGATAGGCCGGAGCGGGCGCGTTTTAGGAACAAGAGAACTTGTTATATCTGGAACACCGTTCATAGTAGTTTACCGTAAAAATGTTTCCGCTATTCAAATACTGAGAATTCTTCATCACGCCAGAAAGTGGCCTTAG
- a CDS encoding twin-arginine translocase TatA/TatE family subunit, producing MFEGLFQPTHLFIILAIFLVLFGPSKLPQIGEGLGKGIRGFKKALSDDSTDSNAKPAAQSDVKP from the coding sequence ATGTTTGAAGGATTATTTCAACCGACTCATTTATTCATTATTTTAGCGATTTTTTTAGTATTGTTTGGCCCAAGCAAACTTCCACAAATAGGCGAGGGATTAGGGAAAGGGATTCGCGGCTTTAAAAAAGCCCTGTCTGACGACAGCACAGACAGCAACGCAAAACCTGCTGCTCAATCAGATGTAAAACCATAA
- a CDS encoding MogA/MoaB family molybdenum cofactor biosynthesis protein gives MFKASVLTVSTRGSAGKREDESGPIVSEILKSIGIETVSHEIVPDDKAIIKEKLIALSLISDLIITTGGTGLTPDDVTPDATVEVIEREIPGIAEAMRAEGLKKTDRAMLSRAVAGVYRETLIINLPGSTKAVRENLAVVTGVIPHALEKIKGSHEDCARTIGCEHR, from the coding sequence ATGTTTAAGGCATCGGTGCTAACCGTAAGCACACGTGGCAGTGCCGGAAAACGAGAGGATGAAAGCGGCCCTATAGTTAGTGAAATATTAAAAAGCATCGGCATAGAGACGGTATCACATGAAATTGTGCCCGATGATAAGGCAATAATTAAGGAAAAACTGATAGCGCTTTCACTAATTTCAGATTTGATTATAACAACCGGCGGTACTGGGTTAACCCCTGATGATGTGACGCCGGATGCGACTGTTGAAGTAATAGAGCGGGAAATACCGGGAATAGCTGAGGCAATGAGAGCAGAGGGACTTAAAAAAACAGACAGAGCGATGCTTTCCCGGGCAGTAGCCGGAGTTTACAGAGAGACTCTAATCATTAACCTTCCCGGCAGCACCAAAGCCGTACGAGAAAACCTCGCCGTAGTAACCGGCGTCATTCCCCACGCTCTTGAAAAAATCAAGGGCAGCCACGAGGACTGCGCCAGAACCATAGGTTGTGAGCACCGGTAA
- a CDS encoding MOSC domain-containing protein, whose product MTGKVVSINISPDKGMRKKSIKVANVKENFGIEGDAHASSEWHRQVSLLAIESIRKMQALGLDVDSGDFAENITTEGIPLPELKIGTKMLLGSDIEAEVTQIGKECHNRCAIYYQAGDCVMPKDGIFVRVLKGGVLRPGDSVVVADTDV is encoded by the coding sequence GTGACCGGCAAAGTGGTGTCAATAAACATAAGCCCAGACAAGGGGATGCGCAAGAAGTCCATAAAGGTGGCCAATGTCAAGGAGAACTTTGGAATTGAGGGCGATGCCCATGCCTCATCAGAGTGGCACAGGCAGGTCAGTCTCCTTGCGATAGAGAGCATACGAAAAATGCAAGCGCTTGGGCTTGATGTTGATAGCGGTGACTTTGCAGAAAATATAACTACTGAGGGAATTCCGCTTCCAGAGTTAAAAATCGGCACAAAAATGTTACTTGGCAGTGATATTGAAGCAGAGGTGACTCAGATTGGGAAGGAGTGTCACAACCGTTGTGCGATATACTATCAGGCGGGGGATTGTGTTATGCCAAAGGATGGGATTTTTGTTCGGGTACTCAAAGGCGGAGTGTTAAGACCCGGCGATAGCGTAGTGGTTGCCGACACTGATGTTTAA
- the uppS gene encoding di-trans,poly-cis-decaprenylcistransferase, producing the protein MFLDKSSLPCHVGIIMDGNGRWANLRGRPRVEGHKQGAHRTKEIIEAAAELGVKVLTLYAFSIENWKRPEFEVDTLMDLLDYYLQTEILELLQKGVVFKVIGNREKLPDKIRYLIDQAEDMTASNTGMLLLMAISYGGRDDILRAVQKMALNGEDIANLSEEHFVEHLDTAGCGMVDLIIRTGGEKRISNFLIWQAAYAELYFTDTLWPDFTKDDFYDAMEDYKSRQRRFGAIPEDIDTLKVTPTKCT; encoded by the coding sequence ATGTTTTTGGATAAAAGTTCACTGCCATGCCATGTTGGGATAATTATGGACGGAAACGGCAGATGGGCAAACCTGAGGGGACGTCCCCGCGTAGAGGGCCATAAGCAGGGGGCACACAGGACAAAGGAAATTATTGAGGCTGCTGCAGAACTTGGCGTCAAGGTGTTAACGCTGTATGCGTTTTCAATAGAGAATTGGAAAAGGCCGGAGTTTGAGGTGGATACCCTTATGGATTTGCTGGACTACTACTTACAGACAGAAATCCTTGAGCTTCTTCAAAAAGGGGTTGTGTTTAAGGTAATTGGTAACCGTGAAAAGCTGCCGGACAAGATTCGTTATCTGATAGATCAGGCAGAGGATATGACGGCTTCTAACACAGGGATGCTGCTTTTAATGGCAATAAGCTATGGCGGTAGAGACGACATCTTGCGTGCTGTTCAAAAGATGGCTCTAAATGGCGAGGATATTGCAAATCTGTCTGAAGAGCACTTTGTGGAACATCTGGACACAGCGGGCTGCGGCATGGTGGATTTGATAATTCGCACCGGCGGCGAAAAAAGAATCAGCAATTTTCTTATCTGGCAGGCAGCATACGCTGAGCTTTATTTTACAGATACTCTTTGGCCAGACTTCACTAAAGACGACTTTTACGATGCTATGGAGGACTATAAGTCAAGACAAAGGCGTTTCGGTGCTATCCCTGAGGATATTGATACTTTGAAGGTTACCCCCACAAAATGCACTTAA
- a CDS encoding phosphatidate cytidylyltransferase: MHLKRLLVALVVVPALYLYVKYMPPLFLFILIALVSYLCLLEFLSMYKANVLARHTFSILGIIPVYLTYKYNDIPISAVVAVFFLISIIRLYGKKTADNAINDLAPFWIGFFYIPFVLSYFIKLRAIGTELVISLLVIIWVADSFALYVGKAIGRRKLYETMSPNKTVEGAVAAIIGAVLSTLAMRAVYSFTMSASKAVIIGVVLGIFGIIGDLVESMFKRDAGVKDSGVILPGHGGLLDKMDGMIFSAPVLYYMIVYF; the protein is encoded by the coding sequence ATGCACTTAAAAAGGCTTTTAGTTGCCTTAGTTGTTGTACCGGCTCTGTATCTGTATGTAAAATACATGCCGCCCTTGTTTCTCTTCATTTTGATAGCGCTTGTTTCATACCTCTGTCTGCTTGAGTTTTTATCGATGTATAAAGCAAATGTTTTAGCGCGCCACACGTTTTCAATATTAGGCATAATACCGGTCTATTTAACGTACAAGTACAACGACATCCCAATTTCAGCCGTAGTAGCAGTGTTTTTCCTAATTTCAATTATACGGCTATATGGGAAAAAAACAGCCGACAATGCTATCAATGATCTGGCGCCGTTTTGGATCGGATTTTTCTACATACCATTTGTTCTGTCCTATTTTATTAAACTTCGTGCCATAGGGACAGAGCTTGTAATTTCCCTGCTTGTGATTATCTGGGTGGCGGATAGTTTTGCACTCTACGTGGGTAAGGCAATTGGGAGGCGAAAACTTTATGAAACTATGAGCCCTAATAAAACAGTAGAGGGAGCTGTTGCCGCCATTATTGGAGCAGTGTTGTCAACACTTGCCATGAGAGCAGTTTATAGTTTTACAATGTCGGCTTCAAAGGCTGTCATTATTGGAGTTGTGTTAGGAATATTTGGAATAATCGGAGACCTTGTAGAGTCAATGTTTAAACGAGACGCCGGCGTTAAAGACTCAGGCGTAATTTTGCCCGGGCACGGCGGGCTTCTGGATAAAATGGACGGAATGATTTTTAGCGCTCCAGTTTTATACTATATGATAGTTTATTTTTAA
- a CDS encoding 1-deoxy-D-xylulose-5-phosphate reductoisomerase, with protein MDITTKKITVLGSTGSIGRSTLEVIAGNPDKFKVCALSANNNIDVLKEQILQFKPDVAALSDEKAANELYKWLKVSGVNSCHVLSGPQGVCDVAAYGESDFVVSAIVGAAGLRPTLSAIRAKKHIGLANKETLVMAGAAVMAEAHKNGVTILPIDSEHSAIFQCLEGHDKAAVRRLILTASGGPFFGKTLQELEFVTRADALKHPNWEMGAKITIDSATLMNKGLEVIEAHHLFGFSHDKISVVVHPQSIIHSMVEFIDGSVLAELSVPDMKGPIAYALSYPERINGVLKRVNLEDICTLSFHKPDTDTFKCLRLAYEALKEGGTMPAVLNGANEAAVGLFIKDIINFNMIPDIIEEVMDAHDNIGECDLESVSEADSWARAIAVEKFMEVKK; from the coding sequence ATGGATATAACCACAAAAAAAATAACCGTGTTAGGTTCAACAGGTTCAATAGGCCGCAGCACGCTTGAAGTGATAGCCGGTAATCCTGATAAGTTTAAAGTTTGTGCCCTTAGCGCTAATAACAATATAGACGTGCTAAAGGAGCAAATCCTGCAGTTTAAACCCGATGTTGCTGCGCTTTCTGACGAAAAAGCAGCTAATGAATTATACAAATGGCTTAAAGTAAGCGGAGTAAATAGCTGTCATGTGCTTAGCGGGCCTCAGGGCGTGTGTGATGTGGCAGCTTACGGTGAGTCCGACTTTGTAGTATCAGCAATAGTTGGAGCAGCGGGCTTACGCCCCACTCTTTCTGCGATACGTGCAAAGAAGCATATAGGATTGGCCAATAAAGAAACCCTTGTTATGGCAGGTGCTGCAGTTATGGCGGAGGCGCATAAGAATGGGGTTACAATCTTGCCAATAGACAGCGAGCACAGCGCCATATTTCAGTGCCTTGAGGGGCATGACAAGGCAGCCGTAAGGCGGCTGATTTTAACTGCCTCAGGCGGCCCTTTTTTTGGTAAAACGCTTCAGGAGCTTGAATTTGTAACAAGAGCCGACGCCCTTAAACATCCAAACTGGGAGATGGGCGCAAAAATAACTATTGACAGCGCAACGTTAATGAATAAGGGGCTTGAGGTAATAGAGGCACACCATTTATTTGGTTTTTCTCATGATAAAATATCTGTAGTGGTACATCCTCAGAGCATAATACACTCAATGGTTGAATTTATAGACGGCTCGGTGCTTGCTGAGCTTTCAGTGCCTGATATGAAAGGCCCCATTGCGTATGCCCTGTCATACCCTGAGCGAATAAACGGAGTGCTTAAGAGAGTTAACCTTGAAGATATCTGTACGCTAAGTTTTCATAAGCCCGACACTGATACATTTAAGTGTCTGAGGCTTGCTTATGAGGCACTTAAAGAGGGTGGCACGATGCCAGCAGTGTTAAACGGCGCTAATGAGGCGGCTGTTGGTTTATTTATTAAAGATATTATCAATTTTAACATGATACCTGATATTATAGAGGAAGTGATGGATGCTCATGACAATATCGGCGAGTGTGATTTAGAATCGGTGTCGGAGGCAGACAGTTGGGCAAGGGCGATAGCGGTTGAAAAATTTATGGAGGTCAAAAAATGA
- the rseP gene encoding RIP metalloprotease RseP, protein MTGVISAVVLLGVLIFVHELGHFLLAKAVGIKVLKFSLGFGPKVIGRKVGDTEYMLSAIPFGGYVKMYGDESMEEISTEDRDTAFLAKSVWRRALVVCAGSVFNILFAALLFVLIYMVGVPRPLPVIGELSKGAPAQRAGLAAGDKILGINGNKIKYWEEMTEVVHKSAGKELTFSIETKDGTKTFKITPESKKMKNLFGEQEELGLIGISPRGDAETVSFSLFESIPIAFKKTFEVIMLTLLALVKIIQKVLPADTIGGPIMIFQLASKQASTGIMSFIMFLAVININLGVFNLFPIPILDGGHMVYLLIEAIRRKPLSDKVIVITQKIGLALILMLMTFAIYNDVLRVFKGTPLP, encoded by the coding sequence ATGACAGGGGTAATAAGCGCCGTTGTGCTTCTTGGCGTGTTGATATTTGTTCATGAGCTGGGACATTTTTTGCTGGCTAAAGCTGTAGGGATAAAAGTGTTGAAGTTTTCTCTTGGGTTTGGCCCAAAAGTTATTGGCAGAAAAGTGGGAGATACCGAGTATATGCTCTCAGCTATACCTTTTGGCGGATACGTCAAGATGTACGGGGATGAGTCAATGGAGGAGATTAGCACTGAGGACAGAGACACTGCATTTTTGGCAAAATCGGTGTGGAGAAGGGCGTTGGTTGTCTGTGCCGGTTCGGTGTTTAACATTCTGTTTGCAGCACTTTTGTTTGTTTTAATATATATGGTCGGAGTGCCAAGACCGCTTCCGGTTATAGGGGAGCTTTCAAAAGGTGCACCGGCACAGAGAGCTGGCTTAGCTGCTGGAGATAAGATATTGGGAATAAACGGCAATAAGATTAAGTATTGGGAGGAGATGACAGAAGTAGTCCACAAAAGTGCCGGTAAGGAACTCACTTTTTCTATAGAAACAAAGGATGGAACAAAAACTTTTAAGATAACGCCTGAGAGTAAGAAGATGAAAAATCTCTTTGGCGAACAGGAGGAGTTGGGGCTTATTGGAATATCTCCTCGCGGCGATGCCGAAACGGTCTCATTCAGTCTTTTTGAATCCATACCCATTGCGTTTAAAAAGACATTTGAGGTTATAATGTTGACACTCCTTGCGCTGGTTAAGATAATTCAAAAGGTGCTGCCTGCTGACACAATCGGTGGGCCTATTATGATTTTTCAGTTAGCCAGCAAACAGGCCTCAACGGGGATAATGAGTTTTATAATGTTTCTTGCCGTAATAAACATCAACCTTGGCGTTTTTAATCTATTTCCGATTCCGATACTGGATGGCGGTCACATGGTGTATCTGTTAATAGAGGCAATCCGCAGAAAACCGCTCAGTGATAAGGTGATAGTGATAACTCAGAAGATTGGGCTTGCACTAATTTTGATGCTTATGACATTTGCGATATATAACGATGTGCTGAGAGTGTTTAAGGGTACTCCGCTGCCGTAA
- a CDS encoding YbgC/FadM family acyl-CoA thioesterase, with amino-acid sequence MDDRIDIRVYYEDTDCGGVVYYGKYLAFLERARTQYLENRGIKISELMLEGVWFVVADVHIRYHKPAKYADIITVHTEIAELSFASILFKHRIEHKETEALIATAEVKLATVGNDLRPKRMTEKMSKALKVI; translated from the coding sequence ATGGACGACAGGATTGACATAAGAGTTTACTACGAGGACACGGACTGTGGCGGGGTGGTGTATTATGGCAAATACTTAGCGTTTCTTGAGCGAGCGCGGACGCAGTATCTGGAAAATCGTGGAATTAAAATAAGTGAGCTGATGCTTGAGGGTGTGTGGTTTGTCGTAGCTGACGTTCACATTCGCTATCATAAACCTGCAAAATACGCTGACATTATAACTGTCCACACAGAGATAGCTGAGCTTAGTTTTGCTTCTATTTTGTTTAAACACCGAATAGAACACAAAGAGACAGAGGCATTGATAGCCACAGCAGAGGTTAAACTCGCAACCGTTGGAAATGACCTCAGACCTAAGCGAATGACTGAGAAGATGAGCAAGGCGCTAAAAGTAATTTAG